Proteins from a genomic interval of Pseudoalteromonas sp. MEBiC 03607:
- a CDS encoding DUF2970 domain-containing protein, whose protein sequence is MSSFISALQSVFAAFFGVQSEQKRQADFKEHSPLAIIVIAVILFIIFIAAIYFAVSLVLNT, encoded by the coding sequence ATGAGCAGCTTTATTAGTGCATTACAAAGTGTCTTTGCGGCATTTTTTGGTGTGCAGTCAGAGCAAAAACGTCAAGCTGACTTCAAAGAGCATTCACCACTGGCCATCATTGTGATTGCAGTCATTTTGTTTATTATTTTTATTGCTGCTATTTATTTCGCGGTTTCTTTGGTGCTAAATACATAG
- a CDS encoding Dam family site-specific DNA-(adenine-N6)-methyltransferase, with translation MQQKTRAFLKWAGGKYSLVEDIHARLKQASLDADTLVEPFVGAGSVFLNTDFKHYILNDINADLINLYTELKRTPDEFISDAKKLFVELNNHPEAYYEYRVQFNQSSDVYERAILFLYMNRHGYNGLCRYNLKGIFNVPFGKYKRPYFPEKEMNFFAEKAQQATFTCLGYDEVFKLIPKNAVVYCDPPYVPLSKTASFTSYAKGGFNLDDQANLANLAEQAAFENNTPVLISNHDTVWTRKIYSQASLDEIKVKRTISPKGGSRNKVNELMAMYLAPKKPRNK, from the coding sequence ATGCAGCAAAAGACCAGAGCCTTCCTTAAATGGGCAGGTGGAAAATACAGCCTAGTTGAAGATATTCATGCCCGCTTAAAACAAGCGAGTTTGGATGCTGATACTTTAGTTGAACCTTTTGTTGGTGCTGGCTCTGTATTCCTCAATACTGACTTTAAGCATTATATTTTAAATGATATCAATGCTGATTTGATCAACCTGTACACAGAGCTTAAACGCACGCCGGATGAATTTATTAGCGATGCAAAAAAGTTATTTGTTGAGCTAAATAATCATCCAGAAGCTTACTACGAATACCGTGTTCAATTTAATCAAAGCAGTGATGTATATGAACGTGCAATTTTGTTCTTATACATGAACCGTCATGGATACAACGGCCTATGTCGTTATAACCTAAAAGGGATTTTTAATGTTCCTTTTGGAAAATATAAGCGCCCATACTTTCCAGAGAAAGAAATGAATTTCTTTGCTGAAAAAGCGCAACAAGCAACTTTTACCTGCTTAGGTTATGACGAAGTGTTTAAGCTTATTCCTAAAAACGCAGTAGTGTATTGTGATCCACCCTATGTACCACTCAGTAAAACGGCGTCGTTTACTTCTTACGCTAAAGGCGGCTTTAATTTAGATGACCAAGCTAACTTGGCTAATTTAGCTGAGCAGGCTGCATTCGAAAATAATACGCCCGTACTTATTTCTAATCACGATACAGTGTGGACTCGCAAAATCTACAGCCAAGCATCACTTGATGAGATTAAGGTGAAGCGGACAATAAGTCCTAAGGGTGGTTCACGAAATAAAGTGAATGAATTGATGGCTATGTATTTAGCACCAAAGAAACCGCGAAATAAATAG
- a CDS encoding AAA family ATPase, translated as MQSQILPSRAALVDRIALQFEYGQNLICLLGPSGLGKSYLLETFITDKYAEFNKAFVQLSGKMTDQQLLTELLEQSFSNPLIDHTQTLSENFYNLYRQQPCGDCLWVIDGGRHLSEEMVHQLEILAKKSPSTLYILIASQSVGQFTQAVEIHLEALNLSESKQLMRWFFDNLPVEEDPVFRTFLQEAHGNPALLLAWQPDQQTADIRPPEKSYKPLYLTLLLITTMLLIIGFLYKADMTQWWKAHYQQEESATIATALPAEKVTAAQQNSDETLSEPSSASVELDNNTVTVQQSEAPAVSHENNIAAIVDSLASAQPEEQQAKPSSEEIAAVLTDDALNPPPADIEAVNTETVEKAPTVSANAWYLAEPDEHFVIQLLAVTKKEIIDKFITENSLEGQVNTYQTLRGGKVWWIVTYGSYATLNDAKNALSTLPNKVRKNQPFYKKISKIKQEIASQDQKIKTD; from the coding sequence ATGCAATCGCAAATATTGCCTAGCCGTGCTGCGCTAGTTGATCGAATCGCTCTGCAGTTTGAATATGGGCAGAATTTAATTTGCTTACTTGGCCCTTCAGGGCTAGGTAAAAGTTACTTACTAGAAACATTCATCACTGATAAGTACGCTGAGTTTAACAAAGCATTTGTACAATTGTCTGGCAAAATGACAGATCAACAGCTGCTTACAGAGCTACTCGAACAAAGCTTTAGTAACCCACTTATCGATCATACCCAAACGTTATCAGAAAACTTTTATAACCTGTATAGGCAGCAACCTTGTGGTGATTGCTTGTGGGTGATTGATGGCGGGCGTCATTTATCTGAGGAGATGGTTCATCAACTCGAGATACTGGCAAAGAAAAGCCCAAGTACCTTATATATTTTGATAGCATCTCAGTCTGTTGGGCAATTCACACAAGCTGTTGAAATTCACCTAGAGGCACTTAATCTTAGTGAAAGTAAGCAGTTGATGCGTTGGTTTTTCGATAACCTTCCGGTAGAAGAAGATCCTGTTTTTCGAACCTTTTTGCAAGAAGCTCATGGTAATCCTGCATTATTACTTGCATGGCAACCAGATCAACAAACTGCAGATATTCGCCCTCCAGAAAAGAGCTACAAACCGTTGTATTTAACCCTGTTGTTAATAACAACTATGTTATTAATTATTGGCTTTTTGTACAAAGCAGATATGACCCAATGGTGGAAAGCACATTATCAACAAGAGGAGAGTGCCACTATTGCTACGGCTCTCCCAGCAGAAAAGGTGACTGCGGCTCAACAGAACAGCGATGAAACGCTATCAGAGCCGAGCAGTGCGTCAGTAGAGCTTGATAATAATACTGTGACAGTTCAACAGTCAGAAGCTCCAGCAGTAAGCCATGAAAATAATATTGCTGCAATTGTTGATAGTCTTGCTAGTGCACAACCTGAAGAGCAACAGGCCAAACCAAGTAGCGAAGAAATTGCTGCAGTATTGACTGACGACGCTTTAAATCCTCCTCCAGCTGATATTGAGGCCGTTAATACAGAAACAGTTGAAAAAGCGCCGACAGTGAGTGCAAATGCATGGTACTTAGCAGAGCCAGACGAGCATTTTGTAATACAGCTGTTAGCTGTTACTAAAAAAGAAATCATTGATAAGTTTATTACAGAGAACTCATTAGAAGGGCAAGTTAATACGTATCAAACTTTGCGAGGTGGCAAAGTGTGGTGGATTGTAACTTATGGTAGCTATGCCACCTTAAACGACGCGAAAAATGCGTTATCGACACTACCGAATAAAGTGCGTAAAAATCAGCCTTTTTATAAAAAAATAAGTAAAATTAAGCAAGAAATTGCTTCACAGGATCAGAAAATTAAAACTGATTAG
- the aroB gene encoding 3-dehydroquinate synthase: protein MLELTVNLDERSYPIYIGQSALKDTGRLREHIGDCRPIIITNDTIAPLYLDDVMASLADLNPLSFSIPDGEQYKSLEWFEKISAFLLEHNCGRDTCLIALGGGVVGDLTGFVAACYQRGVPFIQVPTTLLSQVDSSVGGKTAVNHPLGKNMIGAFYQPQAVFIDTQSLHTLPEREFAAGMAEVIKYGLIYDTELFAYLEQNIANLKSLDEQTLQHVIYRCCEIKALIVAQDEKEAGLRALLNLGHTFGHAIEAQMGYGNWLHGEAVAAGMVLAARLAQTRGDLTAAEVERIVQLIAHYDLPVDIPAEMTSEQFLTHMRKDKKNKKGTIRFILPTQFGQCALVSDVTDQQVCDLIAR from the coding sequence ATGCTTGAATTAACTGTTAATTTGGACGAGCGAAGTTATCCTATTTATATTGGTCAATCTGCTCTTAAAGACACAGGTCGATTACGCGAACACATTGGCGATTGTCGACCTATCATTATCACCAACGACACCATTGCACCTCTATACCTTGATGATGTAATGGCGTCATTGGCTGATCTTAACCCGTTATCTTTTTCTATACCTGATGGTGAACAATATAAGTCACTAGAGTGGTTTGAGAAAATTTCGGCATTCTTACTCGAACATAACTGTGGTCGTGACACCTGCCTTATTGCATTAGGTGGTGGTGTTGTGGGCGACTTAACCGGTTTTGTTGCTGCTTGTTATCAACGCGGTGTGCCTTTTATTCAAGTGCCTACTACCTTGCTATCACAAGTTGATTCATCAGTTGGTGGTAAAACCGCTGTTAATCATCCGCTTGGCAAAAACATGATTGGTGCGTTTTACCAACCGCAAGCCGTTTTTATCGATACCCAATCACTACATACTTTACCTGAGCGAGAGTTCGCAGCAGGTATGGCTGAAGTGATCAAGTACGGTTTAATCTATGACACAGAACTATTTGCTTATTTAGAGCAAAATATCGCTAATCTAAAATCACTCGATGAGCAAACATTACAGCATGTTATTTATCGTTGCTGTGAAATCAAAGCCTTGATTGTTGCGCAAGATGAAAAAGAAGCAGGTTTGCGTGCGCTACTAAACCTGGGTCATACTTTTGGTCACGCTATTGAAGCGCAAATGGGCTATGGTAATTGGTTACACGGCGAAGCTGTTGCTGCAGGTATGGTGTTAGCAGCACGTTTAGCGCAAACTCGCGGTGATTTAACTGCAGCTGAAGTTGAGCGCATAGTGCAATTGATTGCTCATTACGATTTACCTGTTGATATTCCAGCTGAAATGACTAGCGAGCAGTTTTTAACGCATATGCGTAAAGATAAGAAAAACAAGAAAGGCACGATCCGGTTTATTCTTCCTACCCAATTTGGTCAGTGCGCGCTGGTAAGCGATGTTACCGATCAGCAGGTTTGTGATTTAATAGCGCGCTAA
- the aroK gene encoding shikimate kinase AroK, with product MAEKRNIFLVGPMGAGKSTIGRHIADQLHLEFFDSDQEIERRTGADIAWVFDLEGEEGFRLREETVISDLTEMQGIVLATGGGSVISKEVRNKLSARGIVVYLETPIEKQVARTQRDKRRPLLQTEEAPRDVLERLAEEREPLYKEVADFVVRTDEQSAKVVANQIIEKLDF from the coding sequence ATGGCTGAGAAACGTAATATATTTCTAGTGGGCCCTATGGGGGCTGGCAAAAGCACAATTGGTCGTCACATTGCTGACCAATTACACCTTGAATTTTTCGATTCAGATCAAGAGATCGAGCGACGCACAGGAGCAGATATTGCTTGGGTGTTCGACCTTGAGGGTGAAGAGGGCTTCCGACTTCGTGAAGAAACTGTTATTTCAGACCTAACTGAGATGCAAGGTATTGTACTTGCAACAGGTGGTGGCTCTGTGATCAGTAAAGAAGTACGTAATAAGCTTTCTGCTCGCGGTATTGTTGTATACCTAGAGACACCTATCGAAAAGCAAGTTGCACGCACGCAGCGCGACAAGCGTCGCCCATTATTGCAAACAGAAGAAGCACCGCGTGATGTATTAGAGCGCTTAGCTGAAGAACGCGAACCGTTATACAAAGAAGTGGCTGATTTTGTTGTCCGCACTGATGAGCAAAGCGCTAAAGTTGTTGCTAATCAAATCATTGAGAAATTAGATTTTTAA
- a CDS encoding type IV pilus secretin PilQ family protein has translation MHKGMAWLKHMRKYMFAALTLLVAQSVVAAPVLYDVRYNPIMKDETQLQLVFDEALTFEPKVQVYNAPARIEMLFDDVGVDKEVQTVNINQAGIQQVTSTMTTDGLKVVVMLDKLKIYKTTAKDNVYTLHVSDNPIASDESTDPLSASSNFINTVQSIDFRRTEKDEARLLVFLQGTQAAIDVHESGGKIIAEFHHTDILDELLYELDVIDFGTVVSKIETFKEGTMTRIVVEPNAAFKFTHQQIENIFTLTVEKDDTQRAYLDGGIEYQGRPMSLNFQDIPIRSVLQIIAGYNEFNLVTSDSVTGNITLRLEGVPWDQALDVVLKIKGLDKRMDGSILMVAPSEELAAREAKELKAKQQVEDLEPLYSEYIRLNYAKAEEFADLLKTDTNSIISSRGSVSVDKRTNTLLIKDTSKSIDSVRRMVETLDIPVKQVVIESRMVTVNDNVQEDLGVRWGISDVGSDGAISGTLEGAGGMFGAGSYNNIPSLADRLNVNLPISSPAGSIGVQVAKLANGTILDLELSALEEENRGEIIASPRITTANQQKARIEQGTEIPYVEAASSGATTVTFKKAVLSLEVTPHITPDNKVILDLVITQDTRGDTVQTPTGSAVAINTQEIQTQVLVENGQTVVLGGIFQQQIVNSTKKVPVLGDIPYLGTLFKSTSEFNEKKELLIFVTPKIQLD, from the coding sequence ATGCATAAAGGAATGGCTTGGTTAAAGCACATGCGAAAATACATGTTCGCTGCATTAACCTTACTGGTAGCGCAGTCGGTAGTCGCTGCACCTGTACTTTATGATGTGCGTTACAATCCAATCATGAAGGATGAAACGCAGCTGCAGCTAGTCTTTGATGAAGCCCTTACATTTGAGCCTAAAGTTCAGGTTTATAACGCACCAGCTCGGATAGAAATGTTATTTGACGATGTTGGTGTTGATAAAGAAGTTCAGACTGTAAATATAAACCAAGCAGGTATTCAGCAAGTTACTAGCACAATGACAACGGATGGTTTAAAAGTTGTTGTTATGTTGGATAAATTGAAAATTTATAAAACAACAGCTAAAGACAATGTTTACACGCTGCATGTTTCAGATAACCCAATTGCCAGTGATGAATCGACTGATCCATTATCAGCCTCAAGTAACTTTATAAATACTGTACAATCCATTGATTTTCGTCGTACTGAAAAAGATGAAGCTCGCTTATTGGTGTTTTTGCAAGGTACTCAAGCTGCGATTGATGTACATGAAAGCGGTGGTAAAATTATTGCAGAATTCCATCATACGGATATTTTAGATGAGCTTCTGTATGAACTAGACGTTATTGACTTTGGTACCGTTGTAAGCAAAATCGAGACCTTCAAAGAAGGAACAATGACTCGTATAGTGGTAGAGCCAAATGCTGCGTTTAAATTTACTCACCAACAAATAGAGAACATCTTTACGTTAACAGTTGAAAAAGATGATACTCAACGTGCATACCTAGACGGCGGTATTGAATATCAAGGTCGTCCTATGAGCCTTAACTTCCAAGATATTCCAATTCGCTCTGTGCTACAGATTATTGCGGGCTATAACGAGTTTAACTTAGTAACAAGCGACTCTGTAACAGGCAATATTACGCTTCGTCTAGAAGGTGTTCCTTGGGATCAGGCTTTGGATGTTGTGCTTAAAATTAAAGGTTTGGATAAACGCATGGATGGTTCTATTTTGATGGTTGCACCATCTGAAGAACTGGCAGCGCGTGAAGCCAAAGAGCTCAAAGCTAAACAGCAAGTCGAAGATTTAGAGCCTTTATACAGTGAATATATTCGCCTTAATTATGCCAAAGCTGAAGAGTTTGCTGATTTATTAAAAACCGATACCAACAGCATCATTTCTTCACGAGGCAGTGTTTCGGTTGATAAACGTACTAACACATTATTAATTAAAGATACTTCTAAAAGTATTGATAGTGTTCGCCGTATGGTTGAAACCCTTGATATTCCAGTAAAGCAAGTGGTGATTGAATCACGTATGGTTACTGTGAATGATAACGTGCAAGAAGACTTAGGCGTACGTTGGGGTATAAGCGATGTCGGCAGTGACGGTGCTATCTCTGGGACTCTTGAAGGCGCTGGAGGCATGTTTGGTGCTGGCTCTTACAATAACATTCCAAGTTTAGCTGACCGATTAAATGTAAACTTACCAATTTCAAGCCCTGCGGGAAGTATTGGTGTACAAGTTGCCAAATTAGCTAACGGCACCATTTTAGATTTAGAGCTCAGTGCTTTAGAAGAGGAAAACCGAGGTGAGATCATCGCAAGTCCGCGCATCACTACGGCTAACCAACAAAAAGCACGTATTGAGCAAGGTACCGAAATTCCTTATGTTGAAGCTGCATCAAGTGGTGCAACAACGGTTACCTTTAAAAAAGCGGTATTAAGTTTAGAAGTAACGCCACACATTACGCCTGACAATAAGGTGATTTTAGACCTAGTTATCACACAAGATACACGCGGTGATACGGTGCAAACACCAACGGGTTCCGCGGTGGCGATTAATACTCAAGAAATCCAAACACAAGTGTTAGTAGAGAATGGCCAAACAGTTGTTCTTGGTGGTATCTTCCAACAGCAAATCGTTAACTCAACGAAGAAAGTTCCTGTACTTGGAGACATTCCATATTTAGGAACCTTATTCAAAAGCACCAGTGAGTTTAATGAAAAGAAAGAGCTGTTAATCTTTGTAACACCAAAAATTCAATTGGATTAA
- a CDS encoding pilus assembly protein PilP, giving the protein MRKLPLVIIMTFALSACNDDTSEQKEFIDQVKASTTPKVEPIPQIAKFEYFEYSASKLRSPFVAPRPEIIQNNLVQVKNCLHPDPSRVRQPLEKYPLENLLMKGTIGQADNSWALIKAADDTLYRVTVGNYLGLYHGEIKEVHDNYIELLELIPDGAGCWKERLTKLEMLEAGTNGAD; this is encoded by the coding sequence ATGAGAAAGCTTCCGTTAGTTATTATTATGACTTTTGCACTGAGTGCATGTAACGATGATACATCAGAGCAAAAAGAATTTATCGATCAGGTAAAGGCAAGTACTACACCAAAAGTAGAGCCTATTCCTCAGATCGCAAAGTTTGAATATTTTGAATACAGTGCCAGTAAGTTGCGTAGCCCATTTGTTGCACCAAGACCTGAAATTATTCAAAACAACTTAGTACAAGTTAAAAACTGCTTACATCCAGATCCTAGCCGAGTTCGTCAGCCTCTAGAGAAGTACCCGCTTGAAAATTTATTAATGAAAGGGACTATCGGTCAAGCTGATAATAGCTGGGCATTGATTAAAGCGGCCGATGATACACTTTATCGTGTCACAGTAGGTAATTATCTTGGTTTGTATCATGGTGAGATTAAAGAAGTGCATGACAACTACATTGAATTATTAGAATTAATCCCTGATGGGGCTGGTTGCTGGAAAGAGCGCCTGACCAAGCTAGAAATGTTAGAGGCAGGTACAAATGGTGCAGATTAA
- a CDS encoding type 4a pilus biogenesis protein PilO produces the protein MNLDIKSLTEIDWNEIELENMGDWPIAVKVMCCTFVAAIVLYFSYSLLVSDEIANYHSSVAKETELRNTYKAKYAVASNLDLYRQQMIEMEDKFSQLLKRLPTSNETPGLLDDLSYVGTTSGLTFLKIGWLPEIEKEFYTELPIKIEVVGSYHEFGEFVGKVAQLPRIVSLHDFTIQTLDDGELTFSVVAKTYRYEGGTQK, from the coding sequence ATGAACCTTGATATCAAATCGTTAACTGAAATAGATTGGAACGAAATAGAGCTCGAAAATATGGGCGATTGGCCCATTGCTGTAAAAGTAATGTGTTGTACTTTTGTTGCTGCAATCGTGCTTTATTTTAGTTATAGCTTGCTAGTGTCTGATGAAATAGCTAATTATCACAGTTCAGTAGCCAAAGAGACTGAGCTGAGAAATACTTACAAAGCTAAATATGCTGTTGCGAGTAACCTAGATTTATATCGCCAGCAAATGATTGAGATGGAAGATAAGTTTTCGCAACTATTAAAGCGCTTACCCACCTCTAATGAAACACCAGGTTTACTTGACGATTTGTCTTATGTTGGCACGACAAGTGGTTTAACGTTTTTAAAAATTGGCTGGTTACCAGAGATAGAAAAAGAGTTTTACACTGAGCTGCCAATTAAGATAGAAGTTGTGGGCTCATATCATGAGTTTGGTGAGTTTGTTGGTAAAGTTGCACAATTACCGCGTATCGTAAGTTTGCATGACTTTACTATTCAAACCCTTGATGATGGTGAACTTACTTTTAGCGTTGTTGCTAAAACCTATCGTTATGAGGGAGGCACTCAGAAATGA
- a CDS encoding PilN domain-containing protein codes for MPHINLLPWREQKRKESQNKFVTLLFAVVVVSFLSMYMLSSFYSGLREGQNVKNNFLSNEIALLDQRIREINELDKKKENLQQRMRLIEELQSNRNLGTQIMDEVAKIVPSGVYLTKLERRDDRIHVSGRSESNNRLSTMLRQVQGSYLLERPVMQGIVAGEQTSRLLSDFNMDFYVKPFDKIGEVRNEP; via the coding sequence ATGCCACATATAAATCTACTGCCTTGGCGCGAACAAAAACGAAAAGAATCGCAAAATAAATTTGTTACTTTGCTGTTCGCTGTTGTTGTAGTGAGTTTTTTAAGTATGTATATGTTGAGTTCTTTCTATTCGGGATTGCGTGAAGGACAAAATGTAAAAAATAACTTTTTAAGCAACGAAATTGCACTACTTGATCAACGCATACGTGAAATCAACGAATTGGATAAAAAGAAAGAAAACCTGCAACAGCGAATGCGCTTAATTGAGGAGCTACAAAGCAATCGAAATCTTGGTACACAAATTATGGATGAGGTTGCGAAGATTGTGCCTTCAGGTGTTTATTTAACTAAGCTAGAACGTCGTGATGACCGCATACATGTATCGGGACGTAGTGAATCTAATAATCGACTATCGACTATGTTGCGCCAAGTTCAGGGCTCTTATCTTCTAGAGCGACCTGTTATGCAAGGTATCGTGGCTGGTGAGCAAACGTCGAGGTTACTAAGTGACTTTAATATGGATTTTTATGTTAAACCATTTGATAAAATAGGTGAGGTACGCAATGAACCTTGA
- a CDS encoding pilus assembly protein PilM, translating to MLSQLLKKPSSMMVGIDIGSHCIKAVLLQETDAGLRLEALAIEPMPKGAMSERSIQDIEAIGNVVAKLKRKLPKTVQSAAVAVSGQTVITKVIFMDVSLTDAELESQIAIEADSLIPYPLDEVNIDFEKLAINEADPSKVNVLLSAARTESVEARIGVLEAANLTAKVVDVESYALSRSLDVYYQQLPSDAYDKCVAIVDIGAVLMLVSVVQAGETIYTRDQVFGGDQYTNSIVAYYNKSFDEAEIGKTTGDLPPNYTFEVLAPFQTSLLQQVRRAVQMFLTTSGKDQVDYIVLTGGTAMIEGLDRLLIEELGIHTVVAEPFANIEIAPKVDRNILQRHRTQFAIATGLALRSFSSCHI from the coding sequence ATGCTAAGTCAGCTATTAAAAAAGCCTTCATCTATGATGGTAGGGATCGACATCGGATCTCACTGCATTAAAGCAGTGTTGTTGCAAGAGACAGACGCAGGTTTGCGGCTTGAGGCATTAGCTATTGAACCTATGCCAAAAGGGGCTATGTCTGAACGCTCAATTCAAGACATTGAAGCTATCGGCAACGTTGTTGCTAAATTAAAACGAAAATTGCCTAAAACAGTCCAAAGTGCCGCCGTTGCAGTGTCTGGGCAAACTGTGATCACAAAGGTTATTTTTATGGATGTATCATTAACTGATGCTGAATTAGAATCGCAAATAGCCATTGAAGCAGACAGCTTAATTCCATACCCACTCGACGAAGTGAACATAGACTTTGAAAAGCTCGCCATTAATGAAGCCGATCCGAGTAAAGTTAATGTACTTTTATCTGCAGCACGCACAGAAAGTGTTGAGGCTCGCATTGGTGTATTAGAAGCTGCAAATCTAACTGCTAAAGTAGTTGATGTTGAAAGCTACGCGTTGAGCCGCTCGTTAGATGTGTACTACCAACAATTGCCTAGCGATGCCTATGATAAGTGTGTGGCAATTGTAGATATTGGTGCTGTGCTAATGCTTGTGAGTGTGGTTCAAGCCGGTGAGACTATTTACACTCGGGATCAGGTTTTTGGTGGCGACCAATACACAAACAGTATTGTCGCTTATTACAACAAAAGCTTCGATGAAGCAGAAATAGGTAAAACCACAGGCGACTTACCTCCTAATTATACGTTTGAAGTACTTGCACCTTTTCAGACTTCGCTGCTACAACAAGTAAGACGTGCAGTACAAATGTTCTTAACGACGAGCGGTAAAGACCAAGTCGATTATATTGTTTTAACCGGTGGCACAGCCATGATTGAAGGCTTAGACCGATTGTTAATTGAAGAGTTAGGGATACATACAGTGGTTGCTGAACCCTTTGCAAATATAGAAATTGCTCCAAAGGTAGACCGTAATATTTTACAGCGTCATAGAACACAGTTCGCGATAGCCACAGGATTGGCGTTGAGGAGCTTTTCATCATGCCACATATAA